One Streptomyces sp. P9-A2 DNA window includes the following coding sequences:
- a CDS encoding FKBP-type peptidyl-prolyl cis-trans isomerase, whose amino-acid sequence MSIDKPEIDFPGGEPPADLEIKDVWEGDGEVAQAGQTVTVHYVGVAFSTGEEFDASWNRGTPFRFPLGGGRVIKGWDQGVQGMKVGGRRQLTIPAHLAYGNQSPTPAIKPGETLIFVVDLLEV is encoded by the coding sequence GTGAGCATCGACAAGCCCGAGATCGACTTCCCGGGCGGCGAGCCCCCGGCGGACCTCGAGATCAAGGACGTCTGGGAGGGCGACGGAGAGGTGGCGCAGGCGGGTCAGACCGTCACCGTCCACTACGTCGGTGTCGCCTTCAGCACGGGTGAGGAGTTCGACGCCAGCTGGAACCGCGGGACCCCCTTCCGCTTCCCGCTGGGCGGCGGCCGGGTCATCAAGGGCTGGGACCAGGGCGTGCAGGGCATGAAGGTCGGCGGCCGTCGCCAGCTGACCATCCCCGCGCACCTGGCCTACGGCAACCAGAGCCCGACTCCGGCGATCAAGCCCGGCGAGACGCTGATCTTCGTGGTCGACCTGCTCGAGGTCTGA
- a CDS encoding FKBP-type peptidyl-prolyl cis-trans isomerase — MRRRSLLIAVPAGLAALAACGDGGSDSSKASESASPSAPDASAAPPPKIVDGPLPAITEGVKFGEKPTVAKGSGDPSKDLAVKTVIAGGGKAIAENDFVVAHYLGQVWSTAKVFDNSYDRKAPLAIQLAQGSIIDGWRYGLTGKKAGSRVQMAIPPTWGYGTQGNEQAGIKGTDTLVFVVDVQDTFNAKSSAEGREVAQDDVDLPKVGTNTDGKAPSIEMPDADAPKKLVSSYILEGDGEEVGAGNSVLVQYKGVLWDGGKEFDSTYGRGQLTSFSLQQVVKGWAQGLTGKKVGSRVLIVIPPELGYGDTPPEGSDIKKDSTLVFSVDILAKL, encoded by the coding sequence GTGCGCCGACGCTCACTTCTCATTGCCGTACCCGCTGGACTGGCCGCTCTCGCCGCGTGCGGCGACGGCGGGTCCGATTCGAGCAAGGCCAGCGAGAGCGCCTCGCCGTCCGCGCCGGACGCGTCGGCCGCGCCCCCGCCGAAGATCGTCGACGGCCCGCTGCCGGCGATCACCGAGGGGGTGAAGTTCGGTGAGAAGCCCACCGTGGCCAAGGGCAGCGGCGACCCGTCCAAGGACCTCGCGGTGAAGACCGTCATCGCGGGCGGTGGCAAGGCCATCGCGGAGAACGACTTCGTGGTGGCCCACTACCTGGGCCAGGTGTGGAGCACCGCGAAGGTGTTCGACAACTCCTACGACCGCAAGGCTCCGCTGGCGATCCAGCTGGCCCAGGGCAGCATCATCGACGGCTGGCGGTACGGGCTGACGGGGAAGAAGGCCGGCAGCCGGGTCCAGATGGCGATCCCGCCCACCTGGGGGTACGGCACGCAGGGCAATGAGCAGGCGGGCATCAAGGGCACCGACACCCTGGTGTTCGTGGTGGACGTGCAGGACACGTTCAACGCGAAGAGCTCTGCCGAGGGCCGCGAGGTCGCCCAGGACGACGTCGATCTGCCCAAGGTCGGCACGAACACGGACGGCAAGGCGCCCTCCATCGAGATGCCCGACGCGGACGCCCCGAAGAAGCTCGTGTCGAGCTACATCCTCGAGGGCGACGGCGAGGAGGTCGGCGCCGGCAACAGCGTGCTCGTGCAGTACAAGGGCGTGCTGTGGGACGGGGGCAAGGAGTTCGACTCGACGTACGGGCGGGGGCAGCTGACCTCGTTCTCGCTGCAGCAGGTCGTCAAGGGCTGGGCGCAGGGGCTGACCGGCAAGAAGGTCGGCAGCCGGGTCCTCATTGTCATTCCGCCGGAGCTGGGATACGGCGACACGCCGCCGGAGGGCAGCGACATCAAGAAGGACTCCACGCTGGTCTTCTCGGTCGACATCCTCGCGAAGTTGTGA
- a CDS encoding helix-turn-helix transcriptional regulator, with amino-acid sequence MAIAKAERLMNLALCLLGTRRPLSKRELRESVEAYLEAASDDAFNRMFERDKDDLRELGLVIETVENLDGEIGYLARRDSNRLPPITLDAEEAAALGLAAKVWQQARLAGAASGALQKLRAAGLPEDVDPYEAHSALEPRIPVHEAAFEPLMLACRDRRPVVFDYRKATAAQPEPRNVEPWALECWRGHWYLAGWDRDRSAERVFRLSRITGKVRSRGTRYTAPVPDVVTVRETVASWAGESADRTARIRLRTDAGYPLRVKATSVRELGDGWEELEIPYGHGLDAWLVEFGADVVVLEPAELRADVVDRLRAVAKG; translated from the coding sequence ATGGCCATTGCCAAGGCCGAGCGGCTGATGAACCTGGCGCTGTGCCTGCTGGGCACGCGGCGGCCACTGAGCAAGCGTGAGCTCCGCGAGTCCGTCGAGGCCTATCTCGAGGCGGCCTCGGACGACGCCTTCAACCGTATGTTCGAGCGCGACAAGGACGATCTGCGCGAACTGGGGCTCGTCATCGAGACCGTGGAAAACCTCGACGGTGAGATCGGATACCTGGCCCGGCGCGACAGCAACCGCCTGCCTCCGATCACCCTCGACGCCGAGGAGGCAGCCGCACTGGGCCTCGCGGCCAAGGTGTGGCAGCAGGCCAGACTGGCCGGCGCGGCCAGCGGCGCCCTGCAGAAACTGCGCGCGGCGGGACTGCCCGAGGACGTCGATCCCTACGAGGCCCACAGCGCGCTCGAGCCGCGCATCCCCGTGCACGAGGCCGCCTTCGAACCGCTGATGCTGGCCTGCCGCGACCGCCGCCCCGTCGTCTTCGACTACCGCAAGGCCACCGCCGCGCAGCCCGAACCGCGCAACGTCGAGCCGTGGGCGCTGGAGTGCTGGCGCGGTCACTGGTACCTGGCGGGCTGGGACCGCGACCGGAGCGCCGAGCGGGTCTTCAGGCTGTCCAGGATCACCGGCAAGGTGCGCTCGCGCGGCACCCGGTACACCGCTCCGGTGCCGGATGTCGTCACGGTCCGCGAGACGGTCGCGAGCTGGGCGGGGGAGAGCGCCGACCGCACCGCGCGGATCCGGCTGCGCACCGACGCGGGGTACCCCCTTCGGGTGAAGGCCACTTCGGTGCGGGAACTCGGCGACGGCTGGGAAGAGTTGGAGATTCCGTACGGGCACGGCCTGGACGCCTGGCTGGTGGAGTTCGGAGCGGACGTGGTGGTCCTGGAGCCAGCCGAGCTGCGGGCCGACGTGGTGGACCGGCTGCGCGCCGTGGCCAAGGGCTGA
- a CDS encoding helix-turn-helix transcriptional regulator, which translates to MNAIDQTRRMLSLVTYLRERPGARIEDVARAFGITEDELVSDLDVLPMCGTSFRGGDLLDIDTDGERIWWHNPAALGAEAAEPLRLAADEATALLVAARAVATLPGLRESDRQALLRATAKVETAAGEAAGASARLSVTFESEGGVFADVDRAIAERRRLWIRYYSPARDELTEREIDPIRLVSVGHTYVEAWCRRSEARRTFRLDRVAEIRILDEPSAPPEVELRDLSEGLVQPAAEDPEVVVEVGPGGRWVAEYYPHDSADELPDGGLRITLRTPDPASLKRLALRLGQDGRIVAPDDLADSARRAAREALAAYDGAGTAG; encoded by the coding sequence GTGAACGCCATCGACCAGACCCGCAGGATGCTCTCCCTGGTCACGTATCTGAGGGAGCGTCCGGGCGCCAGGATCGAGGACGTGGCGCGCGCCTTCGGTATCACCGAGGACGAGCTGGTCTCGGACCTCGACGTGCTGCCCATGTGCGGCACCAGTTTCCGCGGCGGCGACCTGCTGGACATCGACACCGACGGGGAGCGCATCTGGTGGCACAACCCGGCCGCGCTCGGGGCGGAGGCCGCCGAGCCGCTGCGGCTCGCCGCGGACGAGGCCACCGCCCTGCTCGTCGCCGCGCGCGCCGTGGCCACCCTGCCCGGACTGCGCGAGAGCGACCGGCAGGCGCTGCTGCGGGCCACCGCCAAGGTGGAGACCGCGGCCGGCGAGGCGGCGGGCGCCAGTGCCCGGCTGTCGGTGACCTTCGAGTCCGAGGGCGGTGTCTTCGCGGACGTCGACCGGGCCATCGCCGAGCGCCGCAGACTGTGGATCCGCTACTACTCGCCCGCCCGTGACGAGCTCACCGAGCGCGAGATCGACCCCATCCGCCTGGTCAGCGTCGGGCACACCTATGTGGAGGCCTGGTGCCGCCGCTCCGAGGCGCGCCGCACGTTCCGGCTCGACCGGGTCGCCGAGATCAGGATCCTCGACGAGCCGTCCGCGCCGCCCGAGGTCGAGCTGCGGGATCTGTCGGAGGGGCTGGTGCAGCCGGCGGCGGAGGATCCGGAGGTCGTGGTCGAGGTCGGGCCGGGCGGTCGCTGGGTCGCCGAGTACTACCCGCACGACAGCGCGGATGAGCTGCCCGACGGCGGGCTGCGTATCACCTTGCGGACACCCGACCCGGCGTCGCTGAAGCGGCTGGCGCTGCGGCTCGGGCAGGACGGCCGGATCGTCGCGCCGGACGACCTCGCGGACAGTGCCCGGCGGGCGGCCCGCGAGGCGCTGGCGGCGTACGACGGCGCCGGGACGGCCGGATGA
- a CDS encoding LacI family DNA-binding transcriptional regulator: MARAQTRPTSRDVAQAAGVSQAAVSLVMGDKWRGRVSETTAQRVREAAHTLGYRPNLAARNLRLGHTRTVLLVVPALTTEFFAGVYTGAARVAAQHGFGVVLYPSPEGIGPARNPFASGQAALDGVIASSMAADALTAIRGDQLPLVMLDSDPGSTLGAATVNLDIADGIRHIARHLLDLGHRDVLHLAADVPSWTFEVRARELAAQLATVPGTTLRTARSPISIQGAVTAAHAALATPGRPTAVVCDDDQLAAGTYKAARRLGLRIPDDLSVTGLDDLALATALDPELTTVRLDAELFGERGMQALLAVLDHRTPDAVDIPVHLVIRESTAPPAPHP; this comes from the coding sequence GTGGCCCGAGCCCAGACCCGCCCCACCAGCCGGGACGTCGCGCAGGCCGCCGGCGTCTCCCAGGCCGCCGTCTCCCTCGTCATGGGCGACAAATGGCGTGGCCGCGTCTCGGAAACCACGGCACAACGCGTACGCGAGGCGGCGCACACCCTCGGCTACCGCCCGAACCTGGCCGCCCGCAACCTGCGCCTCGGCCACACCCGCACAGTGCTCCTGGTCGTCCCCGCCCTCACCACCGAGTTCTTCGCCGGCGTCTACACCGGAGCCGCGCGCGTCGCCGCCCAGCACGGCTTCGGCGTCGTTCTCTACCCCTCCCCCGAAGGCATCGGCCCCGCCCGCAACCCCTTCGCCTCCGGGCAGGCCGCCCTCGACGGCGTCATCGCCTCCTCCATGGCCGCGGACGCCCTCACCGCGATCCGCGGCGACCAGCTCCCCCTGGTCATGCTCGACAGCGACCCCGGAAGCACCCTGGGCGCCGCGACGGTCAACCTCGACATCGCCGACGGGATCCGCCACATCGCCCGCCATCTCCTGGACCTGGGCCACCGCGACGTCCTCCACCTGGCGGCGGACGTCCCCTCCTGGACCTTCGAGGTACGCGCCCGCGAACTGGCGGCCCAGCTGGCCACGGTCCCCGGCACGACCCTGCGCACCGCCCGGTCACCCATCTCCATCCAGGGCGCCGTCACCGCCGCCCACGCCGCCCTGGCAACCCCCGGCCGCCCCACCGCCGTCGTCTGCGACGACGACCAGCTCGCCGCCGGCACCTACAAGGCGGCCCGCCGGCTCGGCCTGCGCATCCCCGACGACCTCTCCGTCACCGGCCTCGACGACCTGGCCCTGGCCACGGCCCTCGACCCGGAACTCACCACCGTCCGCCTCGACGCGGAACTCTTCGGTGAACGCGGCATGCAGGCCCTCCTCGCGGTCCTCGACCACCGCACCCCCGACGCCGTCGACATCCCCGTCCACCTGGTGATCCGGGAATCGACGGCCCCGCCCGCACCGCACCCATGA
- the pafA gene encoding Pup--protein ligase, translated as MDRRIFGLENEYGVTCTFRGQRRLSPDEVARYLFRRVVSWGRSSNVFLRNGARLYLDVGSHPEYATPECDNLTELVTHDKAGERILEGLLVDAERRLHEEGIAGDVYLFKNNTDSAGNSYGCHENFLVARHGEFSRLADILIPFLVTRQLLCGAGKVLQTPRGAVYCVSQRAEHIWEGVSSATTRSRPIINTRDEPHADAERYRRLHVIVGDSNMSETTMLLKVGATDLVLRMIEAGTVMRDLTLENPIRAIREVSHDITGRRKVRLASGREASALEVQREYYEKAVDFCERRGIRTGTVEQVLELWGRTLDAIEAEDLDRIGTEIDWVMKYKLIERYRAKHNMTMSHPRVAQIDLAYHDIHRRRGLYYLLEKRGQAARICNDMKIFEGKSVPPQTTRARLRGDFIRRAQEQRRDFTVDWVHLKLNDQAQRTVLCKDPFRSVDERVEKLIAGM; from the coding sequence ATGGACCGCCGCATTTTCGGGCTGGAGAACGAGTACGGCGTCACGTGCACGTTCAGGGGACAGCGCCGTCTGTCTCCTGACGAGGTGGCGCGGTACCTCTTCCGCCGTGTCGTGTCATGGGGCCGCAGCAGTAACGTCTTTCTGCGCAACGGCGCCCGCCTTTATCTCGACGTGGGTTCGCATCCGGAATACGCCACACCCGAATGCGACAACCTGACCGAGCTGGTCACCCACGACAAGGCTGGGGAGCGCATTCTCGAAGGACTCCTGGTGGACGCCGAACGACGCCTGCACGAGGAGGGAATCGCGGGCGACGTCTACCTGTTCAAGAACAACACCGACTCGGCGGGCAACTCGTACGGGTGTCACGAGAACTTTCTGGTGGCCCGGCACGGGGAGTTCTCGCGACTCGCGGACATCCTCATCCCGTTCCTGGTGACCCGCCAGCTGCTGTGCGGCGCCGGGAAGGTGCTGCAGACGCCGCGTGGCGCGGTGTACTGCGTCAGCCAGCGGGCCGAGCACATCTGGGAGGGCGTCTCCTCGGCGACGACCCGGTCCCGGCCGATCATCAACACGAGGGACGAACCGCACGCGGACGCCGAGCGGTACCGCCGGCTCCATGTCATCGTCGGCGACTCGAACATGTCCGAGACGACCATGCTGCTGAAGGTCGGTGCCACCGATCTGGTACTGCGCATGATCGAGGCGGGCACGGTGATGCGTGACCTCACGCTGGAGAACCCGATCCGGGCGATCCGTGAGGTGAGCCACGACATCACGGGCCGCCGCAAGGTCCGCCTGGCGAGCGGACGTGAGGCCTCCGCCCTGGAGGTGCAGCGCGAGTACTACGAGAAGGCGGTGGACTTCTGCGAGCGCCGTGGCATCCGCACCGGCACGGTCGAGCAGGTGCTCGAGCTGTGGGGCCGCACGCTGGACGCGATCGAGGCCGAGGACCTCGACCGCATCGGCACCGAGATCGACTGGGTGATGAAGTACAAGCTCATCGAGCGGTACCGGGCCAAGCACAACATGACCATGTCGCATCCGCGGGTCGCGCAGATAGACCTCGCCTACCACGACATCCACCGTCGTCGTGGTCTGTACTACCTGCTGGAGAAGAGGGGGCAGGCCGCCCGGATCTGCAACGACATGAAGATCTTCGAGGGCAAGTCCGTTCCGCCGCAGACCACCCGGGCGCGGCTGCGCGGTGACTTCATCCGCCGGGCGCAGGAGCAGCGGCGGGACTTCACCGTCGACTGGGTGCACCTCAAGCTCAACGACCAGGCGCAGCGGACGGTGCTGTGCAAGGACCCGTTCCGGTCGGTGGACGAGCGGGTGGAGAAACTGATCGCCGGTATGTGA
- a CDS encoding MFS transporter — MATGYLEILRVRHAARLLVGTLVGRLPNGTAAIAIVLFVRAEGGSYSLAGALAAVYGVANAVGQPVLGRLVDLRGQPRVQLPAAVLSALAMAVFAFVGTEPRAAAYAAVAAAGLFTPPLEGGLRALWSSVLHREDQVHRAYAMDAVAQEVMFTVGPLLVTVCASLWSPAVALLVLNGLGVLGALSVVVSAPSRAWRSAPREAHWLGALRSPGLLALLGAFLFVGIALGSITVASVPYGDEHGGAHVYGWLMAGLGLGALVGGMAYGARQWAGEPARRLQVLVAFLAVCYLPLTLMPGPVAMTLLAVVAGVFLAPAIACAFVLVDRHAPAGTVTEAFSWLVTTFTVGASVGTGLAGPVVEASGAQGGFAMPAVAGGVAFLVLMCTGRVLAVPAGGAVVAAGSENDPNRALEPRLGSGDRA; from the coding sequence ATGGCCACGGGATACCTGGAGATCCTCCGGGTGCGGCACGCCGCCCGGCTGCTGGTGGGCACGCTGGTGGGCCGGCTGCCCAACGGGACCGCGGCCATCGCGATCGTGCTGTTCGTCCGCGCGGAGGGCGGTTCGTACAGTCTGGCCGGTGCCCTGGCGGCGGTGTACGGCGTGGCCAACGCGGTCGGGCAGCCGGTGCTGGGGCGGCTCGTGGACCTGCGGGGCCAGCCGCGGGTCCAGTTGCCCGCCGCGGTGCTGTCGGCGCTGGCGATGGCGGTCTTCGCGTTCGTGGGGACCGAACCGCGGGCCGCGGCGTACGCGGCGGTGGCCGCCGCGGGGCTGTTCACGCCGCCGTTGGAGGGCGGGCTGCGGGCCCTGTGGTCCTCGGTGCTGCACCGCGAGGACCAGGTGCACCGGGCGTACGCGATGGACGCGGTGGCGCAGGAGGTGATGTTCACCGTAGGGCCGCTGCTCGTCACGGTGTGCGCGTCGCTCTGGTCGCCCGCGGTAGCCCTGCTGGTGCTGAACGGGCTGGGGGTGCTGGGCGCGTTGTCCGTGGTGGTGTCGGCGCCTTCGCGCGCGTGGCGGTCGGCGCCGCGCGAGGCGCACTGGCTGGGGGCGCTGCGCTCGCCGGGGCTGCTGGCGCTGCTGGGTGCCTTCCTGTTCGTCGGTATCGCGCTGGGATCCATCACGGTGGCCTCGGTGCCCTATGGGGACGAACACGGCGGCGCTCACGTGTACGGCTGGCTGATGGCGGGCCTGGGGCTCGGCGCGCTCGTCGGCGGCATGGCGTACGGGGCGCGGCAGTGGGCGGGCGAGCCGGCGCGGCGACTGCAGGTGCTGGTGGCCTTCCTGGCGGTGTGTTACCTGCCGCTGACGCTGATGCCCGGGCCGGTGGCGATGACCCTGCTCGCGGTGGTCGCCGGTGTGTTCCTGGCCCCGGCGATCGCGTGTGCCTTCGTGCTGGTGGACCGGCACGCACCGGCCGGGACGGTCACGGAGGCGTTCTCGTGGCTGGTGACGACGTTCACCGTGGGCGCTTCGGTGGGGACGGGTCTGGCCGGGCCGGTGGTCGAGGCGAGCGGCGCGCAGGGGGGTTTCGCGATGCCGGCTGTCGCGGGTGGCGTGGCTTTTCTGGTTTTGATGTGCACCGGAAGGGTATTGGCGGTTCCCGCGGGCGGGGCCGTAGTTGCGGCCGGTTCGGAAAATGATCCGAACCGTGCCCTCGAACCCCGTTTGGGTTCAGGGGATCGGGCGTAA